The Scomber scombrus chromosome 19, fScoSco1.1, whole genome shotgun sequence DNA window CTCACTGTCTTTTCATGTTGGTTAATTTCATGTTAAGGTTTACACACTGGTTGTATGGTGCAGATAAGTAAATCCTCTCTTTGTCCTTACATGCTTCAGATTTGTAGATTTAGATAGTTACATGCACACTAAAATACTACATGCATATTCCTAATGCTTAGGGATGTCTCTCTTTTATGGGGGGAAGTAATGAAACTCAACAGCTGAGCTCCATTATTAGAATCCATTTCAATGACATGGAGAGGCAACTGAACCCCCCTGCAATGGTGGAAGAAGTAATTTGATTCTTTACTTAAGTAAACGtaccaatgtaaaaaaaaaaagacaaaactccATTACATGTAAAAGTCCCACATGAAATAGGACTTTTATATGAATAACAggaaagggtcaccagataaatctgaggatCTCATGAGTTCATTAATGACTGAGAAAAGTTGAAAAAACAAAGCTCTGATACATAAAcgtgttttcagtgtttggactTTTTCCTCTAATCCTTTATTTTTGGGGAAGAAATGGatgatttgaacatttattaaaatgaaaccacATGAGACGTTTAGAGGGGAAAATCACCTTTTGGTGAAGCTATTAACATTtcacagacatctgaaatgtgaccctgacaaaacactgctttttgtaagatacCAAAAAGGttggtttttcatttttaacaatgtgttgtattttaaaaggttgttatattatccattgtgtcaaatcttcatctgaaagtaactaaagctgtcaaataaatgtagtggagtagaaagttcaacatttccctctgaaatgtaataaagtggaagcataaagtagcatcaaattgaaatactcaagtaaagtacaagtacctcaacattGTACTTAAGCATTCTTCTGCTGTATTGATAGGTCTTTTGAGAGGATCTTTTGAAGTATCTATCCATGTTGATTGTAACAGAATGAATTCATGAATAGaatgtaaatattaattaatgtcaTATACTTCAGATGAgagtaaatattaaattatgtcACGGCTGTAGGCtatattatgattatgattatgattactattattattgttgttattattattattatgggcGGGTAATAGCGGGAAGACATTCATGTTTCCGCATGTGGACTGCACTTGATCAACTGAAATATGAGGAAAACGTGGTACTCCCCTTTAAATGTAATCTCGGCATGTGCGAGATCTCGCGATATCCAATTCTGTTTATTTGAGTTCCTCCTTCTCCACAACGCTTTAAAGCAGAGTCGCGCCACTGTCCTCTACTCACCGTCGTGTTCTGGTCACCTGCAGCCTGAAAAATAGTCAAAGTATCGACAAACGATGGATATTCTTACTGTGTTGCCGTCCAGCTTTGGATATGTCATATTCACTTACCTGTACAGCTGGGTTATGCTGAGCTACCTCGGAATCCAGGTTGGGGTTGCCAGAAAGAAGTACAGTGTTAAGGTATATAACATTTGacttcagaggaaaatattgaAAACCAGTCAGTTTCTGGACGCTCAAAGTTATTTTGGACGCTTTATGCTGTATTTCTTGCTCTTTTGTATGACTAATGTACACTTTACTTTGCAGTATCCCGCCATGTACAGTGACAAAGATATGGTATTCAACTGCATCCAAAGAGCACATCAGAACACCCTGGAGGTGTACCCTCAGTGGCTTGTTTTCCAGACCATTGCAGCTCTTGTCTATCCagtatgtattatttttatacacttaaacatacacagacacaatttGCATGCGTTGTCTTTAGTCTTTTGTTGTACTTTATGGGCAAAGAAGTGGATATCAATGTCCACTAAACTTTACTACTCATTATGTCAGGCGTGTGGGAGTGCCAAGCAGCCCTCATGATCTTTGGCATAGATCTCCAGATAACAGAGTGAAGCCCAAAAGACAGTGTCACGATGATTAagcacattttcattaaaaactgaATCATCCTTTTTCCCTCCAATTGACTCctgtctttatatatatattttccagGCAACAACATCCGTGCTGGGGATTATTTGGGTGACCAGCAGGTTCTCCTATGCCTGGGGCTACTACACCGGAGGTAAGACTGACACTGATTTAGTGAAAGTGAGGAAGGACTTCTGAACTCTTTTTACCCATAAAAACAAGAATTATCCATACATTTCAAGGCTGACAAAGTAAATTTATGATGTATAATGTAATATGCATATGAGGAAATTATATGGCAGTATGTGGATTAAATCAATATCAGGATATGGCCTtgtgagaaataaaatgcaattttcTGGAAATTCAATAATTTGGGTTTGTTTGCTTTGTAATGATCACTGCATGAAGGCAAAGGTCATCCACCTGCCACTACACTGCTGACACATTGACAGTATATTCACTCTCATACTCAGCAGTATAATAGGATGTAATGTTTGTAATCATTTTGAAGGCAAACCGTTTACAATTTGCACAACATGATGTTGATAACGCTCTAGCATTAGGTGTGTAAAAGCAGCAGTCCAGTTGCCACACAGGTTATGGTTTTGTTAATAATTTACACAAGATATAGGAATGTAGATCAGAGGTTATGAACAAACAATTGTGCAACTAACACATTcataaattgttttaatgtgtcttaaaaagaaaattatagtCATTGCCGAAGTTATATGGTGATAGAACACTGTCATGCATTATCtacaaatacaatattttatgaTTGTATGAAAGCAGaccaaaaatgtcctttttgtgATCACAATTTAAATTCATGGCTCATACtaaattgtattaaaaatgttcaaatatggtctaattttgcattttgctgttttatgtttaattcCAGATCCAGAAAAGAGGATGAGGGGTGTGTACGGCTACATCGGATACTTGGGAGTCATCATTCTTTCCATATGTGTAGCCTTGCAGTTGCTTGGAGTTTTTTAAGATGATCCCCATCTTGTATTTGCCCATCTGGCTGAAAACTTCACTCATTTATACTGACTGTAAAGTAGATGGGCAACTTGTTTAACTAATAATTTCACACTGTGATGCTTTAGATAATATTTTACGGACCATTAACTTCATAGTTGCTGCCTTTTTTTACATATTGATTGTGAACATGTATTCAATGTaattaacaacaataaaatatatgttgACTGATGCTACAGCCCAAATGTAGCCTCTATAGTAGTTGTTTCATACAAGTGATGGTGAGATAAAAACTCAAGAGACTTCAGATGAGGTAAACATGAGAAATAATCATATTTAGGCTTGACAAAGTtatgcttattttttattttagcatttttattctTGAGgatttctgtatgtttttcttattcagGTCTTTAATACTATGCAAATAAAACAGTGGAAAATAAATCTGTCTTTGGTTGAATAGGTCCCAACTGGTTAGACGTGTGCAACTAGTGACAGTTTGTCCCCAACAGACTATTCATTGCTTCTTTCCGAAGGGGCACAAGCCAAAAGGTTTGGGAACCCCTATTCTGTCGTACTCTGATCACAGTTCTAAGATTACAGTGTGTGAATAATAAAGGGTCAGCAGCAGGCGTGAATGCCCCATGTGACTTAACACATGATGTCTCAGTCACTAATCTCCTAAATGCCTCCAAGCCAATCCATAAATGATCTTAACAGATCAACGAAAATATCCTGATGATTGCCTCAGGAAAGTTGTTTCCCCTGAGAAAACCAAGGTGTGAACTTCttttcgtttttttaaaaataaacactgatttttacatATGTAGCTGCTCTCTTTCTGCTACCACATACATCACCAAACCACAGAATAAGCAGTAAAATGCAAATAAGCCAATATAcatggaaagaaagaacacacacatcccAAGTTGAACACACAATTGCCCTCATATGTATgtatctttttaatttaaatttttgtttattgttcaaTTCCAGTACTTGTTGCAGTGCACAGTACTTTCATAAGTAAATTTACTACTGCTAAATATGTAGGTCTTATCTAATAACCCGTAAATCCCCACTGTAAGTCAATTTAAGCGTTTTTATTCAGAAATAAAGGTTAACTAAACTGCAAAATTGTAAAGTTTGGTGAGTATTTTGTATCATAAGCACATTTATATGCTGAAATgtattaaactaataaaaacgTGTGCATTTATATCGTTTTATATTTCACTCTTAGTATGAACTGTTTACAGAATGAATGTATTCCCTTCTATACGCTGTTATATGATTAACGATGTTAAAAATCCCTACATCCCATGTGTAACTACCAATTTTTGACTCGTTTACTACCATTTTGTCCCACAACATTCAAAGCACCAACATTATCAGCGTGTCAgggataaaaaacattttgtcccACAACACCTGAAGGCACCAACATCAACAACGTCTCAGAGGTTCACTTCATCAAATGGGTGTGGGGTGAACTGCGCATGCGCATGACAGAGCTCTTTCGGAAGCAAAGTCGGGCTTAACCAGGGGGTGCACATCAAAAACCGAAAATAAAAGGTAACAATTCCTTTAGAAATGACATTATACAGAAATAATGCCACCGAGGTGCGTGTTTTTCCTTAAAACCACCGTTGACGTTTGAgttgtgttattattttcagCGACTTCGTAGCGAGAAGGAACCTTCAAGGAAATGATAGCTAGCGTTGGTGCAAAAGCGATGAACAAAAGAAACCGACGACACAGTCATGCTTTTTAAAGTCTGCTTTATTATCAAACGGGTTGTTTCTACttctttaatgtgaatattttctcagCTTTGTTGTCGAGTAGATGTTACACATCATTTTTAGTTGAAAATCTTGCTGTTGGTGGTCTGTGGAAGAGTCAGAGCTGAGCATCATCTTTACTGTACAGCGATTGCGCACAAAGctattctttgtgtttgtgaattCCGATATAAGTGTTTTTTGTGGGTATTGTACTTGGCTGTTACGTATAGATTCGTCTACATAATGAACGCCTGTACTGTCGACATGACGGAGTTTTTCTGTAAGTTACTCATGTTGTTTTCACTTTAGTTACTGTCCGACCAGACGCTGTTTTCCCAAAGTCATGTCAGGATTTCTGGACGGGATCCGGTGCGGAGACTGCGAGTGCAATGTGGACTGGGGTGAAAGAAGAAACACCATCGCATCTATAGCTGCAGGAGTCCTGGTAGGTCACTGATTTTCTCAGTTATGGTATACACACTGTACAGATGCACCGATACTGATACTCGATATCAATCTGATACTGACTCACATAGCTGGATCGGATTTTGATGACAATAGGCCTATCTGTTATTGGATACCATTATTTTAGTAGATaacaatacagtacatttatatgtgtgtatttatttattttattttgttatacaAAGTTAGGAAGACAATGTTTATGTTAAGTCTGATTTTGCCTTACACATATAAGAATGATCCCAGATACAGCTCATTAAATAAACACTGGCATTGGATAACTACTCAGTATTGGTCAATACCTGTAGCCCAGGTATGGTCTCAGGACTGAAATAGTTAGATCGGTGCTTCCCTATAGGGCATGCACACTGTATGTAGCCCTGCCTCTAATTACTATTTCTTTAGACACAGCTGTCAGTTCCTGTTACACATTCTGATTAAAACTTTACATATCACAATAATGGTCATGGAACTCCTCTGGCATAATTTGCATCCCGTGTCATTGCAGTTCTTCACCGGTTGGTGGATTATCATCGATGCAGCAGTGAAATACCCTGATGAGGGACAGTTTCATCATGCTTATCACACTTGTGGAGTCATTGCTACAGTGGCCTTTCTCATGTAAGTATGACTTTGCAAACTCTTCCTGTCTCATGAAAtattgaatcttttttttgACTGACAAGAATAATTCTCATCACAAGGTCTACTTACTTGGTGTTTCTGAAGCTTTCAGCTCAGTTGTCATCTCATGTTTATGTTATCACATGATGTCAAAAAGTAATTTTCTGTCACGTGGTAACGGTTGTTATGGGGCGAGATTAGGGTTGGGTATCGTTTAGGTTTTATCCGATACCGGTGCCAAACCGGTACTTTTGAAACGGTGCCGGTGCTTAAACGGTGCCCAAACGGGTGCTTAAAGAATGGAAAAcatacaaactttttttaaatgccatgCGTCGTCAGATGTTTAATCAAATTTGAGGTGTTACCTCCCTTGCACAATATTGTCTTCAAGCACTTGTTGCAGATAGCCGAGTCTGCATCTTTTGACGTGAAGTATAGCCAAACTTTTGAACGTTTCACCCTAGGCATTTTGAAGGTTCACATCCATCCATGCAGGTGAAAAACTGACATCACGTGTAGCGCCAGCACGGCAATAGCGCTAAGGCGGTGGTAATTAAAGATTCAGTTGCACCGAGATGAAGCACCGAAATCTGTGTTTCTTTTCGGTCTGGTTACTACCGTTAACGTCAGCACCGGTGCCATTATGGTAGCGAGTATCGGTACCCATCCCTAGGTGAGATGGTTAAAAAAGTCTCCGTTCAAAAATGGCCTACTTAATCTTTTTGCAGCCGTTCACTGACTCTCTGTCGGTGACTTTGAACCCCTCCCAGGCGATGCTGTGACTAGTTTCAGTCCAGAGACCAAACTCACATGATCAAAACGCCATACTTGGGACACATGATAAGGActaaaccatctccatgacaactgagcatcTCCATTCACTTAGGAAGAGCACTAGATGTAGCGGAAAGCTTCTAAACCAGCTTCTGTGGCTTATGATATGtttgtatttacagttttttctgtcttttatatatttaggaTAAATGCTGTGTCAAATGGCCAAGTGAGAGGAGACAGCTACAGTGAAGGCTGCATGGGACAGACCGGTGTGTATGATACGAAACACATGATGACTTACTGTATATTATGAGTCAGTTTCCccacaaacatttaatttctcCATCTCCCATTTGTAATGACAGCCTCTTTACCGGTGAGGTGAATATTTTGATAATGTCAAATCCGGTTGGAGTACTTACAGTATGACCCAATTTCAGACTATATGTGTTACCATTACAACATCTAGTACACGCTGTAAAATACAAACCTTTAATAATACCCTCTATAAATGTTGTGAGATAAGTTGTGGGAtttataaaaatacttttttgacTAAAAAGCTCAATTAACAGGTTAAATATTCTTCAAATTACATCTTCTCCTTGTTTCATATTGAAAATCcaatatttatgaatatgaatattttccttTCAAAAGCTTAACTGCtcgacacaagatgtctccaaCTTCACTCAAAAGTCTGTTCTCCGTGTATGTGCACTGAAGTCTTTATGTTTCTACAATAAACCGATACTGGACCACGACttgctccaaactagttgtgatgacACTTTCCTTTTTCAATGAATGAGTGTTGCAACAGCTTTCTAGTGttaaactctgcacacacatcattctgcacagtgaaactcaaacatccGAGCACAGTAACAATTACAAAAAAGTGGTGTATGAGTGGAAGTGAACTTGAAAGAAGTGCTGTGCAGAGTCACCCAGTAACCCACCCTTTCTTATCTCTGTCTGCAGGCGCCCGTGTGTGGCTCTTCATTGGCTTCATGCTGGCCTTTGGCTCCCTCATCGCCTCCATGTGGATTCTGTTTGGAGGATTTGTAGTGCCTCGTAAGTCCTGTTTGTCTGCTTAGTACATCTTGACTTGTACTAACTGTACAGTCATCGGTTTTATGGGTGTGACATTGCGAGAGGCTGGTAATCAAAGATGAGCCAGTTTGATGCAGTAACTGAATAAACCTGCTATGCTTTATAAAGTGAATCAAATTTTATATAATTCTGTTGTGGAGTTGTGCAAAATAATTCACACTGCCTCATTTATTTAACCTCTGTAAACTTGTTGTCTTTTGCAGAGAAGCCTGTTGTGTACCCTGGTATTGCCATTTTCTTCCAAAATGCTTTCATCTTCTTTGGGTAAGTTAAAAGTCTGAATCAGCATCTTGTTTCCAACCCTTACTTTCACTTCAGCACAGGTATTTTGCAGAGCATTTTGCTGACATTACCATCCTTTTCCTCCTGATTCAGGGGCCTGGTCTTCAAGTTTGGACGCACAGAGGATCTGTGGCAGTAATGGACtcgtgtgtgtctgtttgtccaCTGTTATACACTCTGCTTTCTATATTGTATGAGACAATATGCTTTAGTGGTTATCCACTTTATATagagacttttttttagctttcagattaacatgtttaatttatgttgTTTGCTGTATAAAAAGGCTAAATCATACCTAAGCACAACTTTTCATAGATTCTTAAAAAGTTGGAATACTTTCAAATGCGACACCTCTTTAAACGTGTCTATTTGCACTCAGACTGCATAGCCATGTTGTTACAATGGTTTACAACTTGTGTATgacaaaatgtgtattttgggAGCTTTACTTCCCTGAACTGTCCACATGTCCTTTGGGTATACTGACTTCTATGACATCCTTCAATCTGTTGAGTGGAAATACCAAATTATGATGGTACAAAATATAAttgagagaaaaatgtatttcataatACTGTACACATCCATATTTACTGAATGTAATCATGTGGGATTGTTTGTATTCCTCTGAAATAACACTGTCAGTTCTAAAACTTTGCAGTGACCCAGATTTATTGATAAAGGGGAATTAGGTTACACTGCTGACATGACGTCAACAAAGGTTTCACAGCTGCAGGGTTTTATTTACGTACTAGAGACGTGTTTGACTGCAACACATCCATTTGCTCATGTAACATCCGTGGCagcattaaaacagaaacatactGAGCAGTAAAATGAGTCTTACATTCCTCCACAGTTCAACTCCGCTTTTTGTCCAAGTCttgcacacataaaaacatcaaaatactACGTTGCATATAACTGATATACATGTATCGTATGGAATGTAATATATTGTATGAAATTATATacactgaaatgaatgaatgaaaaaaaaaaagaaaggtttgTACTTCCAGGATCAGACTTGGTCTTCTTTTCCCGTCTTCTTACTTGCGCACTGCATTTTGGGGAaactgcaaaagaaaaacattttgttcagtgctgttttattcatttgataTTTCTGTAGGTAACCACAATTATATTTTTTCAGTACAATGAATTATCTTCTGATGGAAGTTAATGTTTTCTTGTTAAAAGATTCATTTCGATCGCCTACCTCCCAGAAAGCCTGATCATCGAAACATTTTTTGTCTTGCTGGGGTCTCCAGAAATTCCACTTAAGCAGCAACCCTTTGAACGGTGACATAAAAGTCATTAGGAAAACAAGCTAACAAGCGACATATGATAGAGCACTGACATACAGATGTCAACCTGAGAAACAAGTGTTTTAACACTGTAAAAAGAGGCTATTTCAGGTGACTGGATTTCACACAAATagtgtaaagtaaaaatgtactgtACCTTGTGTTAATATTACAATTATGATTGCATTCAATTGCTCCAGAATAATGCAGAACAAACAATCTTCTTGTGTGATTGTGATAAGGTTAATAAAGTTAATGAAAACCTTACCGGTAATGATTCCCATGGACAGACTCAGAGATATGGTGATGAGGAGAGAACAAATGTGAAACACGGCAAACCTGATCGCCCTGCAAATGAAAGaccataaaacatttcatttgtactgcacttttcattcattgttaaACTCAAAGtgttacagtattaataacatagaACAAACAACATATAGAAAATAGTAAGAATTAAGCTGAAAAAACCTTCCTTAATACAAAGATATCATTAAAGAGCATAATATTGTGTCACACCTTTAGTGTGTTCATATGCCAGTGACATGACCGCTCATTCTTACGTTGTGTGATCGTCAGAGTCTTTAATCTGCAGGAGGAGATGGGCCAGCCATCCCAGTAGACCGGGGAGCCCATGTGTGCTCAGAACGGCAAAGGTGTCGTGGCTGTGAAATGCGAGCAGCATGTGGATCTGGAAAATGAGAGGTTATGAGGAGCTATGATGGCTGGATTATTAAATCAAAGGGTTAAATGTCATCTTGCGGTGATCAAAACCTTAAGGTATCGGAATCCAATGGTTGACACAACAGCAGCGGTGAATCCGATAGTCATGGCCTGCCACGGTTCATGAACCACTGACATGGAAAGCCCGATAGCAACACCACCAGCAAAGACACAAGACTGCACGTGGATCTAATAGAGGAGTGAAGACATAAGCCCTGCGTAGATCAGGTGTCACTGGCATGAAGCACATTGATACGATTTATTGGTGGTTGTCATGGTCTTAAAACAGGTACCAGTCATTCCACATCAGCCAATAGTGACTATACATGAAAAGAGCACAATACTGTGTTAACATTAAATCTCAGACGTACTAGGTTGAGTTTTCCCTTTGGACTGGAGAGCACCGACACAGCAGCTGCTGTTACAGCACTAACAGCCAGGGCCAGGTAGGTGCAGAACACTACCCCCAGCTTCCTCCCACGATCATCCACAAGGATTGAGTTAAAACTGGGCCAAAACATCCAGAGAAGCAAGGTCCCTGGAGAGCAGAGTCAACAGATAACAGgatttaaatgtagaataaGTTTGATATCTTACTTAAAGACGGTTAACCGAGGTGGATGCTTGCTTTGCACGCCCCTTCAGCCCTGTTTAACAGTAACATCAGAAAGACATAACCAACAACAAACCTAACATGGAGAATAATCCTGTTTTGCGGTCAAATTTCTCTTTCTCAAATTGCTGTTCTGATTCTGTCCGATGCAGGATCAATGTCAGCATGAGCCCAAAGAAGGACCCAAAGATGTGGAGCATCATGATACTGTTCAGAAGCTGGACCTAGAGTCAGGAAACATCAGCATTAGCAAATTACCAACAAAAACAGTATGATCATATTTACTTGAGTATGTAgcatgtagtgtgtgtgtgtgtgtgtgtgtgtgtgtgtgtgtgtgtgtgtgtgtgtgtgtgtgtgtgtgtgtgtgtgtgcactatgGTGTACATTTTCTTGCCCTGAAAAGTGAGAAATACAAGATTAAATGTTGCTCACCTTCAGCAGAGTCTGGAGGAGCCACTGATTCAGGACAAAGCCTGACACCTCCAGCAGGGCGATGAGGATGAGGTGGACAGGGTTGGTCTTCCCCACCATAGCTCCAATTGAAATGAGTGCAGAGGATGCACACAACTCGGCAACTACCAAGCTATGTTAAAATGTAACAAGAattgacaaaaacacatatattaatgtttaaaaaaaaatacaatatgatatatGCACATTTAACTATAATGTTTAAAGTTACTTCATAATTTAAGTGTATCTTTTGCTATAGGCCGCACAGATCAAGGCTACTGCTTGAGGACAAATCTGCtcatcaaaatcaaaacatgaTGTTGTACCTTCTCAAATTTACCCTGATCTTCCCTCTGGAATACCAGGACTCAATGCCATTGAGTAGGATTGCCCACTGGGTGGCCATGATTGCCACAAGGAAGTTGAACCCTGAGCCACTGAACCCATACCGCACGAAAAAAGAGTACAAGAAGCCAAAACTGAGAAACACCATCACATTCACATCCTGGAATTCTgcaaaagaggaggagaataCTTCAAAACTGTCAGACACCTGAATCATAATAAAGTCCTTTATGATcttataaacattcattttctgcCCTGTATTTCAGCCAAGTTCTCAGGAGACAAGCAACTCTACCAACTGTATAAGCTTATCAATAGCAAACAGTAATAACTGCAGCCCCTCCCCAATACTCCTTTATTCTGTTACtttagtttactttttaaagtTCCTACATGAATTTAGCATAAATGTACTTTCTTCACTTATAGgcttttcaaattaaaaaatgaaatgctatACCTCTTACCCTCACCATACCCACTACAAACTCACAACAAACTCACCTGGATAAAGGTTGCTGAATTTATTCTTATCTATTTGTTCGTTATCAATCTCAATGTAAAAGGCAAATATGACAATGAATCCTATCTGCAGGAAAAGAAGAATAGGTCCCAAACGGGAGCGCAGACTTGGTGCGTATTGAGGAgccattgaagatctctgtgCGCACTTCTCTTCCAACTGACGCGTGTGTTGATCTGGCGCTTTGAAAAGGGGCGCAACCCTAAAACCTTCCCTCAAGTTGAAAAAGACGATTAGGCCACATCTGAAATATATCGAAtgatgcacacatgcaaaaatattcatatttgtacatttaagTGAGCTCCTAACTAAGCtagttttctttaaaatactctgttattagtagtttaccaccGGGATTATGTTGAAAGATATTGTCATATATAAAAAACGATAACTAAAcaatcaaaatatttaaatttacagtatttttgcaGTATTTGAAAATTCCTTTTCTATTTTAGCCGCTTCACTTTGCATATTCTCGCTCCAGTTTTATCCTTTTATTAAAATAAGCCACTTTGTTATGGTCCATCAGACAGTACCAAACAAACCAGTCATTAGAGGCAACTGCCACAGACACATAATTGtcaaacacaggcacacactaTGCACATAATTTAATGTGGTAACAAAACATTGATGACATACAAGGCCATGGGGCAATTACGTCAATGAGCCATACACAAAGGCTCTGATATAAATAACCCCGCAATGCTGGAatggatgtttttgtatgtgGCACAAAGGGAATTTTGTCCCAAAGACTGCATATTTCTGCTCATCATAAACcaaaggcaaaacaaaaaaaacctccaagAATAAACCCGCCTCCCGGATCACCTCATTGGTCTATCAGCGATTCCCGATTTGTCCGCGAAAGTTCTGATTGGTCGAACGTCTAGACGCCCCACTCACAGCGGCCCTCGCATCCTTTCGCTACCCTGTTTGTCTTTGGTGGAGGCGAGCTGAGCGACCGGACACAGCGTTACGTTAATGGCCCATCTTCGTATCCGTCAAACAGAGAGGCCTCGGCGGATAAGATTGGTTGGATATAAGGGCCGTCTGACAACTAAAACACAGCGCGGTTCGGGCTTTATTGAGCCTGCGCTAACAGAAAAAGAGGAGGTTCCCGAATAGagtcctttatttatttctttgtttccagTGTGGGGGGGATAATAACAGCGACATACACCACAGGCACTTCATTTATTATCTTTGTCCGTATACACAAGAAAACTGGATAAGATTACAGCGGTTACTCGAAGGCCCAAgccaagaggaggaggatgaagcgGCGCAATGCGGACTGCAGCAAACTCCGACGGCCGTTAAAACGGAACCGAATCACCGAGGGTATATACGGCAGGTAACTTACATGCACACTGGCGCCTCACCACAATAACGGGGACACTGAATGCACATGGCCTGAAAGCTGCACAACATGAAACTTTCCTGACGTTAACTATTTATGTCAGGGGACTGCCATGTT harbors:
- the tmem50a gene encoding transmembrane protein 50A yields the protein MSGFLDGIRCGDCECNVDWGERRNTIASIAAGVLFFTGWWIIIDAAVKYPDEGQFHHAYHTCGVIATVAFLMINAVSNGQVRGDSYSEGCMGQTGARVWLFIGFMLAFGSLIASMWILFGGFVVPQKPVVYPGIAIFFQNAFIFFGGLVFKFGRTEDLWQ
- the rhd gene encoding rh blood group, D antigen isoform X1, whose protein sequence is MAPQYAPSLRSRLGPILLFLQIGFIVIFAFYIEIDNEQIDKNKFSNLYPEFQDVNVMVFLSFGFLYSFFVRYGFSGSGFNFLVAIMATQWAILLNGIESWYSRGKIRVNLRSLVVAELCASSALISIGAMVGKTNPVHLILIALLEVSGFVLNQWLLQTLLKVQLLNSIMMLHIFGSFFGLMLTLILHRTESEQQFEKEKFDRKTGLFSMLGTLLLWMFWPSFNSILVDDRGRKLGVVFCTYLALAVSAVTAAAVSVLSSPKGKLNLIHVQSCVFAGGVAIGLSMSVVHEPWQAMTIGFTAAVVSTIGFRYLKIHMLLAFHSHDTFAVLSTHGLPGLLGWLAHLLLQIKDSDDHTTAIRFAVFHICSLLITISLSLSMGIITGLLLKWNFWRPQQDKKCFDDQAFWEVGDRNESFNKKTLTSIRR
- the mgst3b gene encoding microsomal glutathione S-transferase 3b: MDILTVLPSSFGYVIFTYLYSWVMLSYLGIQVGVARKKYSVKYPAMYSDKDMVFNCIQRAHQNTLEVYPQWLVFQTIAALVYPATTSVLGIIWVTSRFSYAWGYYTGDPEKRMRGVYGYIGYLGVIILSICVALQLLGVF
- the rhd gene encoding rh blood group, D antigen isoform X2; this translates as MAPQYAPSLRSRLGPILLFLQIGFIVIFAFYIEIDNEQIDKNKFSNLYPEFQDVNVMVFLSFGFLYSFFVRYGFSGSGFNFLVAIMATQWAILLNGIESWYSRGKIRVNLRSLVVAELCASSALISIGAMVGKTNPVHLILIALLEVSGFVLNQWLLQTLLKVQLLNSIMMLHIFGSFFGLMLTLILHRTESEQQFEKEKFDRKTGLFSMLGTLLLWMFWPSFNSILVDDRGRKLGVVFCTYLALAVSAVTAAAVSVLSSPKGKLNLIHVQSCVFAGGVAIGLSMSVVHEPWQAMTIGFTAAVVSTIGFRYLKIHMLLAFHSHDTFAVLSTHGLPGLLGWLAHLLLQIKDSDDHTTAIRFAVFHICSLLITISLSLSMGIITGLLLKWNFWRPQQDKKCFDDQAFWEFPQNAVRK